The genomic DNA TTCCATTTCTCCACTACTTGAAGCGATAGGTAATCCGGCCCCTGGTTAGATCATAGGGCGACAATTGCACAGTCACCTTATCGCCAGGAAGAATACGGATGAAGTGCATCCGCATTTTTCCAGAGATGTGCGCTAAAATTCTGTGCCCATGTTCCAGTTCTACGCGAAACATCGCATTCGGGAGTGTTTCAGCCACCGTGCCGGTCACTTCTATGACATCTTCTTTTGGCACGTATCGGTACGCCTCCCAGTCTTAATGTGATAACTGTGACAGAATTCTGGCCGGGCCATTCGGCTGAATGGCGATCGTGTGCTCGAAATGAGCGGACCAACGCCCGTCATGAGTCACAGCCGTCCATCGATCTTCCAAAATACGAATCGCACTGCTGCCCATATTCACCATGGGTTCAATCGCCAACACCATCCCAACTTGAAGACGCGGCCCCTGCCCTGGCCGTCCATAATTTGGAACCTGAGGTTCTTCATGGAGCTGCCGTCCTATACCATGACCGACGAATTCAGTCACCACGGTAAAGCCAGCCTCCTCAACATGAGTTTGCACCGCGTGTGACACATCAGAAAGCCGATTACCGACCACGGCTTTCGCGATGCCACGGTACATCGACTCTTCGGTCACCTGAATCAGCCGTAGAGCCTCGCTGCTTGCCACACCAACCGGCACCGTCACAGCGGAGTCACCATAGAAGCCTGAAACGATCGCTCCCAAATCAAGGCCGATAATATCACCTTCCTTGAGGCGACGCTTGGATGGAATTCCGTGAACAACCTGCTCGTTGACCGATGCACACAACGTCTTGGGGTAGTTCCGATATCCTTTGAAGGCGGGAATGGCACCACGAACTCGAATCGCCTCTTCAGCCATACGATCCAAATCATCAGTTGTAATGCCCGGTGCCACCTTCTCCTTTAACAACTCCAACACTTCTGCCACCACATGAGAAGCCTGCGCCATTAACGAGACTTCGTCCGGCGTCTTGAACACGATCATTTAGCGCCAAGCCCAGCGAGCACCCTCGATAACCTATCGTAAACGTGAGTCATATCGCCAGACCCATCAAGGTCACTCAGGACTTTCTTCTTTTCATAGTAGGCAATTAACGGCGCAGTCTGCTCATCATAAACTTTCAAACGGGCTTCAATGGTCTCCGGCTTGTCATCGCTTCGTTGAACCAGCGAAGCGCCACAGCGGTCACATTGACCCTCAATTTTCGGCGCGGCGAAATTTATATGAAACACGCTCTGGCACTTTGGACAACTTCGGCGACCACTCAGGCGTCTAATCACATCTTCACGAGAGACCCGGAAATTAACGACGCGATCAAGGCTTACACCTCGCTCGGCCAGAATTCCACTCAACTCTTCGGCCTGGGGAACAGTCCGTGGGAATCCATCTAAGATGAAACCATTCTGACAAATCGGTTCAGCCACTTTGGCACGAACCATACCGATAACGACATTGTCAGGAACAAGTTTCCCGGCATCCATACTCTTTTTCGCCTCGATCCCTAAAGCGGTCTGGTTCCTCACGGCCTCTCTCAAGAGGTCTCCGGTAGAAATCTTGGGCCAACCAAACTGAGCGGTCACCCGATCAGCCTGAGTTCCTTTTCCCACCCCTGGTGCACCGAGAAACACGAGACGCATTGAATTTCCTTACGTCGTCCGGCCCCGAAGTTTACCCTTCTGAAGAAATCCATCGTAATTGCGATTCAGTAGATGCGACTCGATTTGCTGAGCCGTATCAAGCCCGACCCCGATCACGATCAGTAGAGAGGTACCCCCGAAATAGAAAGGCATATTCAGTTTGTAGATAAGAAACTCCGGAATCACGCAGACGATGGCGAGATAAATCGCGCCGGCAAAAGTAATTTTCGTCAATACCGAATAAATATAGTCGGAGGTACGTTGCCCCGGCCTGATTCCAGGAACGAACCCACCGTATTTTTTCAAATTATCTGCCATATCAACGGGGTTCATCACCACCGCAGTATAAAAGAAGCAGAAGAAGACGATCAGGCCGACATACATCAAGGTATACAGCAGCGATCCTGGGGCTAACTGTGAGCCAATAGCCTTAATCCACGGCGTTTCAAAAAACCCGGCAATGGTGGCGGGAAAGGCAATAATCGACGAAGCGAAAATGGGAGGAATGACTCCTGCCGTGTTGATCTTGAGGGGAATATGTGTACTTTGCCCACCGTAAACCCGTCGACCAATAACTCTTTTTGCATATTGAACCGGCACTTTTCTTCGCCCGCTCTCCAAAAAGACGATGGCAGCTACCACCCCAAACATGATGAGCGTCAATACGACCAAGAGCGGAAAACTCAGTTGGCCGACCTTATACAGATCGAACGTTTGAGCAACGGCGGCAGGGAGCCTGGCCACAATTCCTGCAAAAATAATGAGCGAAATACCGTTCCCGATACCACGCTCTGTAATTTGCTCGCCCAGCCACATCAGAAAGCCGGTTCCGGCGCAGAGCGTAATAACGGTCATGAATCGGAAACCCCAGCCTGGGCTGAGCACGAACGCTCCTTGGTTCATTTGCTCAAGGCCGACGGCAATGCCGAATCCCTGAATCAAAGCGATGACGATCGTACCGAATCGTGTGTATTGAATAATTTTCTTCCGGCCTCGTTCGCCCTCTTTCGCTAATTTTGAGAGGTGAGGAATGACCACCGTCAACAGCTGAAGAATAATCGATGCGCTGATGTAGGGCATGATCCCCAGCGCAAAGATTGTCAGTCGTGAGAGGGAGCCACCGGAAAAAATATCCAGGAAGCCTAGAAGCGCACCACCTTGCTTCTGCAGGAACTCAGAAAGAGCCTCTCCATTGATACCAGGCGTGGGAATGTGAGCGCCGACACGATAGACGATAAGCATCCCCAGCGTAAACAACACGCGGGTACGGAGCTCAGGGATCTTGAAGATGTTTTGAAAACTAGTCAGCAGACGCTCAAACACAGGGAATGACCTCGGCCCTCCCCCCGGCTGCCTGAATCTTTGCCTCTGCTGACTTGCTGAACTTATGAGCCTGAACCACTAGAGGCTTCGTGAGCTCTCCCTGGGCAAGGATCTTAATCAGCTCTCCCTTTCGTCGCACAAGGCCTTCATTCATCAAGAGTTGGGGCGTAATGGCTTCTGTCGTCTCCAGATCAGCCAGACTTTTCAAATTAATGATCGTATACTCAGTTCGAAATTGATTCGTGAAGCCATACTTCGGGACCCGACGAATCAAGGGCATTTGGCCACCCTCAAACCCAGGGCGCTTCCCCCCGCCTGAGCGAGCCTTAAGACCCTTGTGACCCTTAGTCGCGGTCTTTCCATGACCGGACCCTGGACCGCGCCCGATTCGCTTCCGCTTGTGTTTCGCTCCTCGGGAAGGAGCAAGATCATGCAGCTTCATTGGGGACTCACTTCCAGT from Nitrospira sp. ND1 includes the following:
- the infA gene encoding translation initiation factor IF-1, with amino-acid sequence MPKEDVIEVTGTVAETLPNAMFRVELEHGHRILAHISGKMRMHFIRILPGDKVTVQLSPYDLTRGRITYRFK
- the map gene encoding type I methionyl aminopeptidase, which encodes MIVFKTPDEVSLMAQASHVVAEVLELLKEKVAPGITTDDLDRMAEEAIRVRGAIPAFKGYRNYPKTLCASVNEQVVHGIPSKRRLKEGDIIGLDLGAIVSGFYGDSAVTVPVGVASSEALRLIQVTEESMYRGIAKAVVGNRLSDVSHAVQTHVEEAGFTVVTEFVGHGIGRQLHEEPQVPNYGRPGQGPRLQVGMVLAIEPMVNMGSSAIRILEDRWTAVTHDGRWSAHFEHTIAIQPNGPARILSQLSH
- a CDS encoding adenylate kinase, coding for MRLVFLGAPGVGKGTQADRVTAQFGWPKISTGDLLREAVRNQTALGIEAKKSMDAGKLVPDNVVIGMVRAKVAEPICQNGFILDGFPRTVPQAEELSGILAERGVSLDRVVNFRVSREDVIRRLSGRRSCPKCQSVFHINFAAPKIEGQCDRCGASLVQRSDDKPETIEARLKVYDEQTAPLIAYYEKKKVLSDLDGSGDMTHVYDRLSRVLAGLGAK
- the secY gene encoding preprotein translocase subunit SecY, producing the protein MFERLLTSFQNIFKIPELRTRVLFTLGMLIVYRVGAHIPTPGINGEALSEFLQKQGGALLGFLDIFSGGSLSRLTIFALGIMPYISASIILQLLTVVIPHLSKLAKEGERGRKKIIQYTRFGTIVIALIQGFGIAVGLEQMNQGAFVLSPGWGFRFMTVITLCAGTGFLMWLGEQITERGIGNGISLIIFAGIVARLPAAVAQTFDLYKVGQLSFPLLVVLTLIMFGVVAAIVFLESGRRKVPVQYAKRVIGRRVYGGQSTHIPLKINTAGVIPPIFASSIIAFPATIAGFFETPWIKAIGSQLAPGSLLYTLMYVGLIVFFCFFYTAVVMNPVDMADNLKKYGGFVPGIRPGQRTSDYIYSVLTKITFAGAIYLAIVCVIPEFLIYKLNMPFYFGGTSLLIVIGVGLDTAQQIESHLLNRNYDGFLQKGKLRGRTT
- the rplO gene encoding 50S ribosomal protein L15; protein product: MKLHDLAPSRGAKHKRKRIGRGPGSGHGKTATKGHKGLKARSGGGKRPGFEGGQMPLIRRVPKYGFTNQFRTEYTIINLKSLADLETTEAITPQLLMNEGLVRRKGELIKILAQGELTKPLVVQAHKFSKSAEAKIQAAGGRAEVIPCV